One part of the Tindallia californiensis genome encodes these proteins:
- the cobJ gene encoding precorrin-3B C(17)-methyltransferase: protein MKTAMITFTHHGLTQAQTIRKHRPDSPVYAPETLLETGSEAEKKQWQQEENLVFFASKEEQTSEGKIKRKIVERKTLHQWMPELMKKEEGLIFIGATGIALRFIKDHIHHKASDPAVLVMDEQGHHVISLLSGHLGKANELTLEIAEITGAQPVITTATDNRGITAIDQLAATYQAPLEDWETAKKWTAAMLIGEESLPVYSSEPLPLPLPAGYRQIETQEGFLEEGRGIWIGEVPSSLPSTVNLLQLIPRRWSLGIGCRKDQNPEELKTIVQAFLKEQGLSIKAIKNINTIKAKGEEPALLSLAKEWELPLQTFSVDKIGQVQHLFPASAWVEENMKVTSVSAPCAYLASGGGQVLPELRFAHNGVTLSLAPEAGKITVAGIGPGKGEHISGAVKKALGESQRIIGYKPYVDRLSPWLKKGQIQDRSFMRKEKDRCRHALACAARGEKVVLVSSGDAGVYGMAGLMLELREAEFPMIPFEILPGITAANAAASRLGAPLMQDYATISLSDHLIPWEAIENRIQKATESGFMLALYNPKSKERIQQWNRAVEIISALRDPKTPVGIVTKALNEGESIQLIPLEKLAEAQVDMNTTVIIGNEYTKITQDHLMVTARGYSL, encoded by the coding sequence ATGAAAACAGCTATGATTACCTTCACCCATCATGGATTGACGCAAGCACAGACTATTCGGAAGCATCGACCGGATAGTCCTGTTTATGCGCCGGAAACTTTGCTAGAGACAGGTTCAGAAGCAGAAAAGAAGCAATGGCAGCAGGAAGAAAACCTTGTTTTTTTTGCTTCGAAGGAAGAGCAAACATCGGAAGGAAAAATAAAAAGAAAAATAGTAGAAAGAAAAACCTTGCATCAATGGATGCCAGAACTGATGAAAAAGGAAGAGGGACTGATCTTTATCGGGGCAACCGGTATTGCCCTGCGGTTCATCAAAGATCATATCCATCATAAAGCCAGTGATCCAGCGGTGTTAGTGATGGACGAGCAAGGGCATCATGTCATCAGCCTCCTTTCCGGCCACCTGGGGAAGGCTAATGAACTGACCCTGGAAATTGCCGAAATCACCGGTGCACAACCGGTTATTACCACGGCTACGGACAATCGGGGAATCACAGCCATCGATCAGTTGGCGGCGACCTATCAAGCACCTCTGGAGGATTGGGAGACAGCTAAAAAGTGGACAGCAGCCATGCTTATAGGCGAAGAAAGCCTACCGGTGTATTCCTCAGAACCCCTTCCCCTACCCTTGCCGGCAGGTTACCGACAGATAGAAACCCAGGAAGGCTTTTTAGAAGAAGGCCGGGGAATCTGGATAGGAGAAGTCCCTTCTTCGCTCCCCTCCACAGTCAATCTTTTACAACTGATCCCTAGGCGATGGTCCTTAGGGATCGGTTGCCGTAAAGATCAAAACCCGGAAGAACTGAAAACCATTGTTCAAGCATTTTTGAAAGAACAAGGACTATCGATAAAAGCCATTAAAAATATCAATACCATTAAAGCCAAAGGCGAAGAACCAGCACTGCTTTCCTTGGCAAAAGAATGGGAATTGCCGCTTCAAACCTTTTCTGTAGATAAGATTGGGCAAGTTCAGCACCTATTCCCGGCATCCGCTTGGGTGGAAGAAAACATGAAAGTCACCAGTGTCAGTGCTCCTTGCGCCTACCTGGCTTCTGGAGGAGGACAAGTCTTGCCGGAGCTTCGCTTTGCCCACAATGGCGTAACCCTTAGCCTGGCACCGGAAGCAGGAAAAATAACCGTTGCCGGCATCGGTCCGGGAAAAGGAGAACATATCAGTGGTGCTGTTAAAAAAGCTTTGGGAGAATCCCAACGAATTATCGGCTATAAGCCCTATGTAGACCGGTTAAGCCCTTGGTTAAAAAAAGGTCAGATACAAGACAGAAGCTTTATGCGAAAAGAAAAAGACCGTTGCCGTCATGCTCTGGCCTGTGCGGCCAGAGGCGAAAAGGTAGTGTTGGTCAGCAGTGGCGATGCTGGCGTTTATGGAATGGCAGGCTTGATGCTGGAACTTCGGGAAGCCGAATTTCCCATGATCCCCTTTGAAATACTACCGGGCATCACTGCCGCCAATGCCGCCGCTTCTCGGTTAGGAGCCCCTTTGATGCAGGACTATGCCACCATCAGTTTAAGTGATCATCTGATTCCTTGGGAAGCCATCGAAAACCGGATTCAAAAAGCAACGGAATCTGGCTTTATGCTGGCCCTTTACAATCCTAAAAGCAAAGAACGAATTCAGCAATGGAACCGAGCCGTAGAAATTATTTCGGCTTTAAGAGATCCTAAAACGCCGGTAGGCATTGTGACCAAAGCCTTAAACGAAGGAGAATCCATTCAGTTAATTCCCCTGGAAAAACTGGCAGAAGCTCAGGTAGATATGAACACAACGGTGATTATAGGCAATGAATATACAAAAATCACCCAGGATCATCTGATGGTGACAGCTCGGGGGTATTCCTTATGA
- the cobK gene encoding precorrin-6A reductase: MILLLSGTSEGKSIAAAFNQWNLPSIVTTVTEYGGALLLQETDKSRTQVQVGPLHPSSLETLLEEGKIRALVDATHPYANQITWMAYEKANACQIPFIRWHRPGLSEEEKNHCLSVEDYETAAKTMAEMGGKWLLTTGSNHLEVFCQYVNSKELIIRIMPFPKVLEKCLALGFSPGQIIAQQGPFSCEMNRLQLKELGVEGMVTKDSGAIGGVKEKIQAVREEKKKMILIQRPPEPPAPKAENLQQLQELLLPILSLSGTIEKNGQGWLKGESCGKND, from the coding sequence ATGATCCTCCTGCTATCCGGCACTTCGGAGGGGAAAAGCATTGCAGCCGCCTTCAACCAGTGGAACCTGCCCAGTATTGTTACCACCGTCACCGAATATGGCGGGGCGTTGCTGTTGCAGGAAACAGATAAAAGCCGGACGCAAGTTCAGGTAGGTCCCCTTCATCCTTCCTCCCTGGAAACATTATTGGAAGAAGGAAAAATCCGGGCGTTGGTGGATGCTACCCATCCCTACGCCAATCAGATTACCTGGATGGCTTACGAAAAAGCCAACGCCTGCCAGATTCCTTTTATACGATGGCATCGTCCAGGTCTTTCGGAAGAAGAAAAAAACCATTGCCTGTCCGTAGAGGATTACGAAACAGCGGCGAAAACCATGGCAGAAATGGGCGGAAAATGGTTGTTGACAACAGGAAGCAACCATTTAGAAGTGTTTTGTCAGTATGTGAACAGCAAAGAGCTGATTATTCGCATTATGCCCTTTCCAAAAGTTCTGGAAAAATGCCTGGCATTAGGCTTTTCACCTGGGCAGATCATTGCACAGCAAGGCCCTTTCAGTTGTGAAATGAACCGGCTTCAGTTAAAAGAACTAGGCGTAGAAGGCATGGTTACCAAAGACAGTGGTGCCATCGGCGGTGTAAAAGAAAAAATACAGGCTGTTCGGGAAGAAAAGAAAAAAATGATCCTGATCCAGCGACCACCGGAACCACCTGCTCCTAAAGCCGAAAATCTTCAACAGCTCCAAGAGTTACTCTTGCCCATTTTGTCATTATCCGGTACAATAGAAAAAAATGGCCAAGGATGGCTGAAGGGTGAAAGCTGTGGAAAGAACGATTAA